In Engraulis encrasicolus isolate BLACKSEA-1 chromosome 15, IST_EnEncr_1.0, whole genome shotgun sequence, the following proteins share a genomic window:
- the LOC134464531 gene encoding DNA damage-regulated autophagy modulator protein 1-like, protein MSLEGICVLPIVLVTLSTGTFVINYVVAVLQGHVDVIFPYISDSGTNPPESCIFGLMASITAMTGVATIYARYKLIEKLTERRTLVRPLVNQIALGIGLLSCLGICIVGTFQETVLRYVHDVGAGLHFVMAVLYMIMQTYISYRTQYGPSKALCCTRAIITSVACLALIPTIVCAILVKSQQVIWTGNEKEYGLHLASAVCEWVVAFSLVFYFLTYVHDFKLFTLTVKTELVEYN, encoded by the exons atgtCTTTGGAAGGAATATGTGTATTACCAATAGTATTGGTAACTTTATCCACAGGTACTTTTGTCATTAATTATGTAGTAGCAGTTCTGCAAGGACACGTGGATGTCATCTTCCCTTACATCAG CGATTCTGGAACAAATCCCCCAGAGAGCTGCATTTTTGGATTAATGGCCTCAATAACAGCCATGACAG GTGTGGCCACCATATATGCTCGCTACAAATTAATTGAAAAGCTTACTGAAAGGAGAACACTGGTGCGTCCACTGGTCAACCAGATTGCGCTGGGAATCGGACTGCTTTCCTGCTTGGGAATATGCATCGTAGGCACTTTTCAG GAGACAGTCCTAAGATATGTCCATGATGTTGGGGCTGGGCTGCACTTTGTGATGGCAGTGCTTTACATGATCATGCAGACGTATATCTCCTACCGGACACAGTATGGGCCGTCCAAAGCTCTCTGCTGTACCCGAGCCATTATTACCTCTGTAGCCTGTCTGGCTCTCATACCCA CCATCGTCTGTGCTATTCTTGTGAAATCTCAACAAGTAATCTGGACCGGAAATGAAAAG GAGTATGGCCTCCATCTGGCCAGTgcggtgtgtgagtgggtggtggCCTTCAGCCTCGTCTTCTACTTCCTCACCTACGTCCACGACTTCAAG CTCTTCACTCTGACTGTAAAAACTGAGTTAGTGGAATACAACTAA